A stretch of DNA from Campylobacter concisus:
GTAGGGCTTTTAGGTTTTCAAGCGAGCAGTGCTTTGCATTAAGAGCTGCTTTGACGTCAGCTTCGCTGTAAATTGCAGGCTTGTAGCTCTCGCGCTCTTTTAAAATCTCATCCATAATGTCGTTGCCAACATCCTCCATGTGAGGTAGTAGCTGCATGTGATCGGTTTTAGTAAATTTCATCAGTCTAAAAATCCAGTGAGCGGTGATGAGGCATTTGCGCTTTTGCTCTTTGCACCAAGGCCTGCTAGGTAGGCGTTGCGACCAGCGATGATAGCCTCTTTGAAGGCTCTTGCCATGAGTGGGATATTTTTAGATGAGGCGATGGCTGTGTTTGCCATGATAGCAGCTGCTCCCATCTCCATCGCTTCGCACGCTTGTGAAGGCCTGCCTATGCCAGCATCAACTATGATCTGCGTATCAAGCTCATTTATCAAAATTTCAATAATATCTTTAAAAACTAGCCCCTGATTTGAGCCAATGGGCGCAGCTAGAGGCATTATACAGCTTGCTCCTACACTTAGCATCGCTCTTGCAGCGTTTAGATCCGGAAACATATAAGGCATCGGCACAAAGCCGTCATTTGCCAAGGCTTCGCAGGCTTTTATCGTCTCAGCGTTGTCTGGAAAGAGAAATTTAGAGTCAGTGATGATCTCTATCTTAACAAGCTCTCCACACCCAAGCTCACGTGCGAGCTGGGCGATACGAACAGCCTCTTTAGCGTTTCTAGCACCACTTGTGTTTGGCAAAAGCGTCACACCTTTTGGGATAAAGTCGAGTATATTTCGCTCTTTGCTCTCGTTTATGCGCCTAAGAGCAAGGGTTAGGATCTGCGCTCCAGCCTCGTTTATGGCTGAGTCGATGAGCTCGTGCGAGTACTTGCCAGAGCCAAGGATGAAGCGGCTTTGAAACTCCTTGCCGCCAAGGATCAAGCTATTATTTTGCAACTTACGCCTCCAAGCCCATAAGTAGCCTAATGGCTAAATTTGCCTCGTGGTTTGCGCAGACTGCAACACGCGGTGCCATGAGCCCTTGACCGATCTTTGCTTCATTTGTGAGGTCGCCACAAAGATAGACATTTTTGGCAAATTTTATGGTTTTTATGAGATTTGAGCTAAAGTGTCCAGCCATACCAGAGGCACCGATGATCTTTTTATCTTTTAGACTAGCACCAGCTTCGTTTAGTATCATCGCCTTACCAGCGACGTTGTCAAAGGCTTCGCATAAAATTTCGCACTCGCCAAAGACGTTAGCCACGTTTTTTTCGTCCAAAAATGTATCGTGAGTCTCGACCTCGACAAAGGGATTTACGTCATTTATCAGCTCTTTAAGCGCTTGGGTCTTTTTCATACCGATGTGGCGGACAAAATACTGCTGACGGTTTAGATTGCTTGGCTCAACGACGTCAAAGTCAGCAAGCACTAGCTTTTTTACGCCAACTCTTGCAAGGCTTAGCGCGATATTTGAGCCAAGGCCGCCAAGTCCAGCCACGCCGATAACTGCTTTGCTTAGGGCCAAATTTAACTCAGGACTGTTTCGTGAAGCGATCATTGAGCGTAAAACTTCACGCTCAGGCATCACGCCACGCCTTATAAATACGACATTTGAGCTATCTTTTAGCTCGCTATCTTCTTTTATAGCAAAGCCATCAACGATAAAAATGTCAGGCTTTGTCGCGTTAAATTTCTCTAAAAATTTATAAATTTCACTCTCTTTATCGCCAAGCGCAAGCTCTTTTAGCTCGCTAAGGCTTTTTACTGGCACCTTAAATTTCGCGCCGTTTAAAACTATCTCTATCATTTTCTCCTCATCCACCGCCAACTAAAGTGACGATCTCATAAGCTTTGCCCTCGCTCATGAAGCGCTCACGCCAAAGCTTTTTTGGCAAAATTTCTCCGTCTCGCTCAAGGGCTATAAATTTAAGCTCATAGCCATTTTGAGCTAAAAAATCATAAACATTTATATCGTTTTCAAGCTCGAAGTTTTTGCCATTTACTCTAAATTTGATCATTAAATTTTGTAGCTTTTTACAAAATTTGCGATCCTCTCGATCGCTTTTTTTATGCTCTCGATGTCTGTCGCAAAAGAAATTCTAAAATATCCATCCATACCAAAGCCCACACCTGGCACGGTCGCTACATTTACCTCTTCAAGCATCTTTTTGCAAAACCTAAGTGAGTCGCCATCTACCTCTTTACATTTTACAAATAGATAAAACGCGCCATCAGGCTTAACTACGCTTAGCCCAGGGATAGCATTTATCATCTCAACTGCCACGTCGCGTCTTTTTTCATACTCTTTTCTCATGTTTTCGATATCTTCGTCAGTTTCGCCAAGAAGCGACGGGATAGCGCCTATTTGCACGATCGAGCTGATGTTGCTTGTGCTTTGGCTTTGAAGCTTTTTGATACCAGCTATTAGCCAGTCCATCGAGCTTGCTATGTAGCCAAATCTCCAGCCAGGCATCGCGCCACACTTGCTTAGGCCATTTATCGTGACCGTTCTTTTGAAAAGATCCTCGCTCACTGAGGCTACGGCGTGAAATTCTTTGCCGTAGATCACTTTTTCATAAATTTCATCGCTTGTGATGATGATGTCAGTGCCCTTTAAAACCTCGCCAAATGCAGCAATCTCCTCTTTTGTATAGACTGCACCTGTTGGATTTGTCGGGTGATTTAGCGAAAATACCTTTGTCTTTGGCGTGATCGCTTTTTTTAGCTGCTCGGCTGTGATCTTAAAATTTGTGCTCTCGTTTGCTTCGATAAAGACAGGCACACCGCCACAAAATTTAACGATCTCAGGGTAGCTCACCCAGTATGGAGAGGGGATGATGACCTCGTCGCCTGGGTTGATAAGCGCTTGGAAAACGTTAAAAAGTGAGTGTTTTGCGCCGATGTTTGTGACGATTTGATTTGCCTTGTAGTCAAGTCCGTTATCTCTTTTTAGCTTTACTCTAATGGCCTCTATCACTTCAGGAAGACCTGGCACTGGCGTGTATTTACCACTTTTGCTATCGTTATCAAGTGCGTTTTTTACAGCTTCTCTTATCTTTTTTGGAGTCATAAAGTCAGGCTCACCAGCTGAAAGCGAGATCACGTCGATGCCAGCAGCCTTCATCTCTTTGGCCTTTGTGCTGATCGCGATTGTGATTGATTCACTTAATGTTTGCATTCTGTTTGCTAGTTGCATTTTTCGTCCTTTTTAGTTAATCGTTTTTAAGTAGCTATTATCATTTAAAAATAGATAAAGTTCGCCTAAAATTTGCTTCTTTTGTGTTTCGTTTATCAGAGTTGATTTCTCTAAGCGCTCATTTAGAGTGTCTTGGATCTCGTAGATATCGTAGTCCATATCTTCCATAATATCAAGGATTGATTGGCTTTCTAGTAAATTTACGATCTTGTAGCCATCGTTTGTAAGCTCTATTGTAGCTTCCGTTGGGTGAGTAAAGAGGTTGTGCTTCATGCCGATCACCTCTTGATATGCACCAACTAGGAAAAATCCCAAGAAATAATCCTCCTTCTCCACGTCCACGTCGTGTAAAAGTAGAGGGTTTTTCTCATCATCGTAGCTGATCTCGCCGTCACTATCGCAGGTGATATCCCAGATCGAAGCTGGCAAAGTAGGTCGCTCATCGAGTCTGTCAAGTGGCATGACAGGGAAATTTTGCTTTAGCCCCCAAAAGTCTGGCAAGCTTTGAAAAATAGAGAAATTTAGCAAGTATCTCTCTTGCACTTCTTTTTGAATTTTGGCCAGATCGCTTGAGTTGCTCTTGTTGCCAAGCATCACGACAGCCTTTTTGCTAATGAGCCTTAAAAGCACCTCTGCGTTTGATCTATCTTGCAGATCAACATATCCAAGGTCAAAAAGTGTTAGCACGCTCTCTGTGTGGTGTATGGCGTCGTGCAGGTATTCTAGGGCGTTTGATGGCTTGATTGATCTATAAAGATCGACTAGCTCGGTTATCAAATTTGGATTATTTTTCTTTAAATTTAGTTTCTCTTCGGTGTACTCTTGAGAAAATAGCTCAAGCACGGGAGCGACCAAAAGCGCGTGAGAAGCGGCGATGTAGCGACCTGACTCTATGAAAATATCTGGCTCGATCTCCTTTTTTTGCTCGCTTATGGTTTTAAGCATATAAACAACGTCGTTTGCGTATTCGTTTAGCGTATAGTTTCTACTGCTCTCCTCTTTAAACTGCGAGTATTCAATCGCTAGACCGCCGCCTAAATTTATAGCTTTTAAATTTGTTGCACCCATTTTTCTAAGCTCAGCGTATATGTTACCAGCCTCGATGAGAGCCTTTTTGAGCGGATGTATCTCGCTTATTTGAGAGCCGATATGAAAGTGTATCATCGTGAAATTTTCGAGTAAATTTGCCTTTTTTAGCATCTTTACAGCTTCTATCAGTTCGGTTGATGTTAGGCCAAATTTAGAGTGTATGCCACCACTCTTTGCCCAGAGCCCCGATCCTGTCGAGTGCAGTCTTACTCTAAGTCCGATCTTTGGTTTTGGTTTAAAGCGCTCTTTTGCGATGGCAATTATCGCTTCAAGCTCATTTAAGCCCTCGATCGTTAGCGTGATGTTGTGCCCCATTTCAGCGGCGATAAAGCCTATATTTATCATCTCTTTATCTTTAAAGCCATTTACGGTTATGGGAGCTTTTTCGTTATTGTAAGCCATAGTTAAAAGTAGCTCAGCCTTGCTACCAGCCTCGAGGCCGTAGTTGTAGGGCTTGCCAAGGCGAACTAGGTTTTTTACAAAGCCAGGATATTGATTGACTTTAAGTGGAAATACGGCATTAAAGCTGCCTTTGTAGGCAAATTCTTTCTTTGCCTTTGCAAAGCTTGCGTGGATCTGCTCGATCTGCTTTTGGATAAGGTGTGGAAAGCGAAGCAGTAGTGGTCCTCTATATCCATCGTCTCTTATCTCTTTTACAATGTCAATGATCGCTGGTTTACTGGCTGCATTTATACAGACTTTGCCATCTTCTATAACAAAATTTGAATTGCCCCAAATGCTAAGTCCAAAATCATTCATCCCAGCTCCTTTTCAAGCTCATCTAAATTTATCGTTTTTTCATCTTTGCTCTCTAAATTTTTATACCAAATTTTATTCTCTTTCATCTCATTTTCGCCTACACAAAGGAAAATTTTTACATTTTTATTGTCGGCATTTTGTAGATGTTTTTGAAGTTTTTTGGCTTCATAAGAAATTTCAACCTGATATTTTTTGCGAAGTTTTGTACCAAGCGCATAGACAAAGTCTAAATTTGGTGCATCAAGCGCGCAAAGATAAATCCCAGCTCGCTCATCCTGGGCCTCACCTAAAATTTCCATTATCCTCTCAACACCCATCGCAAAGCCAACGCCATAACTTGCTTTACCGCCAAGATACCCAACAAGCCTGTCGTATCTGCCTCCGCCTGCGACTGCACTTTGTGAGCCGATCTCATTGCTGATAAACTCAAACGCCGTCTTGCAGTAGTAGTCTAGCCCACGAACGAGCTTTGTATCTATCTCAAATTTAACGCCATTTGCCGTTAAAATTTCTTGCAGCTTTACAAAGTCAGCTTGCGCCTCATCGCTTAAGCTATCAGTGATAACTGGAGCATTTTTATAAATTTCTTGGCAGCTCTCAATCTTGCAGTCAAGCACGCGGATAGGATTTAAAAGCTTGCGTCTTTTGCAGTCCTCGCAAATTTTATCGTCGTTTTCATCTAGAAATTTAACAAGCTTTTCCTTGTAAGACTTCATCGAGCTCTCGTCACCAAGGGAGTTGATCTTTAGGGTTGTTTTTATGTTTAGTCTGTTAAAAATTTCGCTCACCATCAAGATAATGCTCGTATCCTCGTAAACACTGCCTTCGCCAAAGCACTCGCAGCCAAACTGGTGAAACTCTCTTAAACGGCCTTTTTGTGGGCGCTCGTAGCGAAACATCGAGCCGTAATAAAAGCAGCGTTTTGTCACATTTGCCCTGTCAAGTTTTGCCTCGATAAACGCTCTAACCACGCCAGCTGTGCCCTCAGGACGCAAGCAAACGTCGTTGCCACCTTTGTCTTCAAACTGATACATCTCTTTACCCACGATGTCGCTACTCTCGCCGACACTTCTTTTAAAAAGCGCCGTCTCCTCGAGGTGCGGGGTCAAAATTTGCTCATATCCGTAGTTTTTTGCGACTTCCTCGCAGGTTTTGATTATCTGTGCGTAAAGTTTTGCACGAGCCGGAAGCATATCTTTCATGCCACGAAGTGCCGTTATCATCGCATTGTCCTTTTTATTTTTTTGTGATTTTACTTAAAATTTATAAAATTTTCTATCTCTTTTGAAATTAGCTCTATGCTTTTAGATGCGTCTACAAAAAGCGTTTCAAAGCCGTTTTTGATAAGAATTTGCTTCATCAGGCTTTGCACTTTTAAAAGATACTCTAGTCCACGAGCCTCAATCTTGTCGCTTGTGCCTCTGCTTTTTAGTCGGGAGCTTATAAGCTCAGGACTTGCTTCAAAAAAGACTATTTTATCTGCAAATTTATCATTTAGTGCAAATTTATTAAGCTCTAAAAGCACGTTTTCATCTAAGTTTTCATCATTTGCCAAAGCGTAGGCAATGCCGGAGATAAAGCCTCTGTCGCTTAAAATAAGCCTACCTAAATTTGGAGCGACTAGCTTTTCAAAATGCTCAGCTCTATCAGCTAAAAAGAGTAAAATTTCAGCTCTTTTGCCTATTTTTATGTTTGAACTAAGCAAAATTTCTCGCAGATTTTCACCTAGCTGCGTACCACCAGGCTCTTTTGTGACGATGGCATCACTAAATTTAGAGGCTAAAATTTCTATTTGCGTACTCTTACCAACGCCGTCAATGCCTTCAAACAAAACATACATTTTACGCCTTTAAATTTTTTAGAATTTTTGCTGGCACTAGGTTGCTCACGTCGCCATCATGGCGTAAGACTGAGCGGACGATCGAGCTTGAGATGAAGGCGTTATTTAAGCTTGGCATAAGATAAACCGTCTCAAATTCGTTCCAGAGTGCAGCGTTTGCGTAGCCGATTTGTAACTCGTATTCAAAGTCACTAACCGCGCGAAGGCCCCTAATGACGGTGTTTATGCCGTATGATTTTGCAAAATCAACAAGCAAGTTATCAAAGCCTAGCACGCTTACATTACCTAGCCCACTAACTGCCTCTTTTGCCATCTCTATACGTTTTTCATGTGCAAACATAGGCTGTTTGCTATCACTTTTTGCAACTGCGACGATCACTTTATCAAAGATTTTTGTAGCCCTTATGATAACGTCTAAATGGCCGTTTGTGATCGGATCAAAGGTCCCTGGATAGATGCAGGATTTTTTCAAATTTGCCACCTTTTGTAAAGATTATTTTCGATTTTTAAGGCATCAAGCCACTTGCCAATGATAAAATTTTCCATATCTTCTAGGCTCTTTATCTCTGCGTAGTAGCCCAAAACTGGTGGAGCGATGATAGCTCCAAGAGATGAGAGAAGCTGCATCTGAGAAAGCGCGAT
This window harbors:
- a CDS encoding thiazole synthase, coding for MQNNSLILGGKEFQSRFILGSGKYSHELIDSAINEAGAQILTLALRRINESKERNILDFIPKGVTLLPNTSGARNAKEAVRIAQLARELGCGELVKIEIITDSKFLFPDNAETIKACEALANDGFVPMPYMFPDLNAARAMLSVGASCIMPLAAPIGSNQGLVFKDIIEILINELDTQIIVDAGIGRPSQACEAMEMGAAAIMANTAIASSKNIPLMARAFKEAIIAGRNAYLAGLGAKSKSANASSPLTGFLD
- the thiF gene encoding sulfur carrier protein ThiS adenylyltransferase ThiF, encoding MIEIVLNGAKFKVPVKSLSELKELALGDKESEIYKFLEKFNATKPDIFIVDGFAIKEDSELKDSSNVVFIRRGVMPEREVLRSMIASRNSPELNLALSKAVIGVAGLGGLGSNIALSLARVGVKKLVLADFDVVEPSNLNRQQYFVRHIGMKKTQALKELINDVNPFVEVETHDTFLDEKNVANVFGECEILCEAFDNVAGKAMILNEAGASLKDKKIIGASGMAGHFSSNLIKTIKFAKNVYLCGDLTNEAKIGQGLMAPRVAVCANHEANLAIRLLMGLEA
- the thiS gene encoding sulfur carrier protein ThiS, which encodes MIKFRVNGKNFELENDINVYDFLAQNGYELKFIALERDGEILPKKLWRERFMSEGKAYEIVTLVGGG
- a CDS encoding pyridoxal phosphate-dependent aminotransferase: MQLANRMQTLSESITIAISTKAKEMKAAGIDVISLSAGEPDFMTPKKIREAVKNALDNDSKSGKYTPVPGLPEVIEAIRVKLKRDNGLDYKANQIVTNIGAKHSLFNVFQALINPGDEVIIPSPYWVSYPEIVKFCGGVPVFIEANESTNFKITAEQLKKAITPKTKVFSLNHPTNPTGAVYTKEEIAAFGEVLKGTDIIITSDEIYEKVIYGKEFHAVASVSEDLFKRTVTINGLSKCGAMPGWRFGYIASSMDWLIAGIKKLQSQSTSNISSIVQIGAIPSLLGETDEDIENMRKEYEKRRDVAVEMINAIPGLSVVKPDGAFYLFVKCKEVDGDSLRFCKKMLEEVNVATVPGVGFGMDGYFRISFATDIESIKKAIERIANFVKSYKI
- the speA gene encoding biosynthetic arginine decarboxylase, encoding MNDFGLSIWGNSNFVIEDGKVCINAASKPAIIDIVKEIRDDGYRGPLLLRFPHLIQKQIEQIHASFAKAKKEFAYKGSFNAVFPLKVNQYPGFVKNLVRLGKPYNYGLEAGSKAELLLTMAYNNEKAPITVNGFKDKEMINIGFIAAEMGHNITLTIEGLNELEAIIAIAKERFKPKPKIGLRVRLHSTGSGLWAKSGGIHSKFGLTSTELIEAVKMLKKANLLENFTMIHFHIGSQISEIHPLKKALIEAGNIYAELRKMGATNLKAINLGGGLAIEYSQFKEESSRNYTLNEYANDVVYMLKTISEQKKEIEPDIFIESGRYIAASHALLVAPVLELFSQEYTEEKLNLKKNNPNLITELVDLYRSIKPSNALEYLHDAIHHTESVLTLFDLGYVDLQDRSNAEVLLRLISKKAVVMLGNKSNSSDLAKIQKEVQERYLLNFSIFQSLPDFWGLKQNFPVMPLDRLDERPTLPASIWDITCDSDGEISYDDEKNPLLLHDVDVEKEDYFLGFFLVGAYQEVIGMKHNLFTHPTEATIELTNDGYKIVNLLESQSILDIMEDMDYDIYEIQDTLNERLEKSTLINETQKKQILGELYLFLNDNSYLKTIN
- the hisS gene encoding histidine--tRNA ligase — translated: MITALRGMKDMLPARAKLYAQIIKTCEEVAKNYGYEQILTPHLEETALFKRSVGESSDIVGKEMYQFEDKGGNDVCLRPEGTAGVVRAFIEAKLDRANVTKRCFYYGSMFRYERPQKGRLREFHQFGCECFGEGSVYEDTSIILMVSEIFNRLNIKTTLKINSLGDESSMKSYKEKLVKFLDENDDKICEDCKRRKLLNPIRVLDCKIESCQEIYKNAPVITDSLSDEAQADFVKLQEILTANGVKFEIDTKLVRGLDYYCKTAFEFISNEIGSQSAVAGGGRYDRLVGYLGGKASYGVGFAMGVERIMEILGEAQDERAGIYLCALDAPNLDFVYALGTKLRKKYQVEISYEAKKLQKHLQNADNKNVKIFLCVGENEMKENKIWYKNLESKDEKTINLDELEKELG
- the tmk gene encoding dTMP kinase; this translates as MYVLFEGIDGVGKSTQIEILASKFSDAIVTKEPGGTQLGENLREILLSSNIKIGKRAEILLFLADRAEHFEKLVAPNLGRLILSDRGFISGIAYALANDENLDENVLLELNKFALNDKFADKIVFFEASPELISSRLKSRGTSDKIEARGLEYLLKVQSLMKQILIKNGFETLFVDASKSIELISKEIENFINFK
- the coaD gene encoding pantetheine-phosphate adenylyltransferase, whose amino-acid sequence is MKKSCIYPGTFDPITNGHLDVIIRATKIFDKVIVAVAKSDSKQPMFAHEKRIEMAKEAVSGLGNVSVLGFDNLLVDFAKSYGINTVIRGLRAVSDFEYELQIGYANAALWNEFETVYLMPSLNNAFISSSIVRSVLRHDGDVSNLVPAKILKNLKA